From Coffea arabica cultivar ET-39 chromosome 2e, Coffea Arabica ET-39 HiFi, whole genome shotgun sequence, the proteins below share one genomic window:
- the LOC113731986 gene encoding uncharacterized protein isoform X2: MGKHLKRRRTTEEESESHSGSEFDEDRDTMKNDVLPDGHSDDYDSDENGWEGKEESHDEDDEDGDGDEEDDDDDDEEEEEEGKEGINEQKDEEMAQLEKEYMELQHAEQDVLKNLKRHKDEDLLIGRAVKNQKALWDKTLEFRFLLQKAFSYSNRLPQEPIKSSFCSLETGVNEAYSDLITSSQKTLDSILELQEVLLDKNPTIAQSAEAGSAKNSNYLEASGNSNGEGDEEWLRISEMQLRMASFRNKSIDKWQRKTQVTSGAASFKGRLHAFNQNISEQVALYMRDPSKMIKGMQQDRSAVAQFGNVLGSTVHNQPEVISTGGDPELLDDSDFYQQLLKEFFETVDPNSSEAAFYAVRRLQAKKRKIVDRRASKSRKIRYHVHEKLVNFMAPLPADIPPMAPKLFENLFGLKTQRPAV; encoded by the exons ATGGGGAAGCATTTGAAGAGACGGCGAACAACAGAAGAAGAGAGTGAGAGTCATAGTGGATCTGAATTTGATGAAGACAGGGACACCATGAAGAATGATGTGTTACCTGAT GGCCATAGTGATGACTATGATAGCGATGAGAATGGTtgggaaggaaaagaagagagtcatgatgaagatgatgaagatggagatggagatgaagaggatgatgatgatgatgatgaagaagaagaagaagaggggaAAGAGGGAATCAATGAACAAAAGGATGAGGAGATGGCACAGCTAGAGAAAGAATATATGGAGCTTCAACATGCGGAGCA AGATGTTTTAAAGAACCTAAAGCGCCATAAGGATGAGGATCTTCTAATAGGTCGTGCAGTGAAAAATCAGAAG GCTCTTTGGGACAAGACTCTGGAGTTTAGATTTTTGTTGCAAAAGGCATTTTCATATTCCAACAGGCTTCCACAG GAGCCAATCAAGTCCTCTTTTTGTAGCTTGGAAACTGGGGTTAATGAAGCATATTCGGATCTAATCACTTCATCGCAAAAAACATTAGACTCTATTCTCGAGTTACAGGAG GTACTGCTAGACAAGAATCCTACTATTGCTCAGTCTGCAGAAG CCGGCTCTGCTAAGAATTCTAATTATCTAGAAGCTTCAGGAAACTCAAATGGGGAAGGTGATGAAGAATGGTTGCGGATCTCTGAGATGCAGCTGAG GATGGCTTCTTTTAGGAACAAATCGATAGATAAATGGCAGAGGAAGACCCAGGTGACAAGTGGAGCTGCCTCTTTCAAAGGGAGGTTACACGCGTTCAACCAG AACATTAGTGAACAAGTGGCTCTGTATATGAGGGATCCAAGTAAAATGATCAAGGGAATGCAACAGGATAGATCGGCAGTTGCTCAATTTGGAAAT GTTCTGGGTTCTACTGTTCATAATCAGCCAGAG GTTATAAGCACAGGTGGTGACCCTGAATTGCTGGATGACTCTGACTTCTATCAGCAACTGTTGAAGGAGTTCTTTGAGACAGTGGACCCAAATTCATCAG AGGCGGCATTTTATGCTGTAAGAAGGCTACAggctaagaaaaggaaaattgttgatCGACGCGCCTCAAAAAGTCGTAAGATTCG GTATCACGTCCATGAAAAGCTTGTCAATTTTATGGCTCCCCTACCAGCGGACATTCCCCCCATGGCCCCTAAATTGTTTGAGAACTTGTTTGGGCTAAAAACTCAGAGGCCTGCAGTATAG
- the LOC113731986 gene encoding uncharacterized protein isoform X5 encodes MGKHLKRRRTTEEESESHSGSEFDEDRDTMKNDVLPDGHSDDYDSDENGWEGKEESHDEDDEDGDGDEEDDDDDDEEEEEEGKEGINEQKDEEMAQLEKEYMELQHAEQDVLKNLKRHKDEDLLIGRAVKNQKALWDKTLEFRFLLQKAFSYSNRLPQEPIKSSFCSLETGVNEAYSDLITSSQKTLDSILELQEVLLDKNPTIAQSAEAGSAKNSNYLEASGNSNGEGDEEWLRISEMQLRMASFRNKSIDKWQRKTQVTSGAASFKGRLHAFNQNISEQVALYMRDPSKMIKGMQQDRSAVAQFGNVISTGGDPELLDDSDFYQQLLKEFFETVDPNSSEAAFYAVRRLQAKKRKIVDRRASKSRKIRYHVHEKLVNFMAPLPADIPPMAPKLFENLFGLKTQRPAV; translated from the exons ATGGGGAAGCATTTGAAGAGACGGCGAACAACAGAAGAAGAGAGTGAGAGTCATAGTGGATCTGAATTTGATGAAGACAGGGACACCATGAAGAATGATGTGTTACCTGAT GGCCATAGTGATGACTATGATAGCGATGAGAATGGTtgggaaggaaaagaagagagtcatgatgaagatgatgaagatggagatggagatgaagaggatgatgatgatgatgatgaagaagaagaagaagaggggaAAGAGGGAATCAATGAACAAAAGGATGAGGAGATGGCACAGCTAGAGAAAGAATATATGGAGCTTCAACATGCGGAGCA AGATGTTTTAAAGAACCTAAAGCGCCATAAGGATGAGGATCTTCTAATAGGTCGTGCAGTGAAAAATCAGAAG GCTCTTTGGGACAAGACTCTGGAGTTTAGATTTTTGTTGCAAAAGGCATTTTCATATTCCAACAGGCTTCCACAG GAGCCAATCAAGTCCTCTTTTTGTAGCTTGGAAACTGGGGTTAATGAAGCATATTCGGATCTAATCACTTCATCGCAAAAAACATTAGACTCTATTCTCGAGTTACAGGAG GTACTGCTAGACAAGAATCCTACTATTGCTCAGTCTGCAGAAG CCGGCTCTGCTAAGAATTCTAATTATCTAGAAGCTTCAGGAAACTCAAATGGGGAAGGTGATGAAGAATGGTTGCGGATCTCTGAGATGCAGCTGAG GATGGCTTCTTTTAGGAACAAATCGATAGATAAATGGCAGAGGAAGACCCAGGTGACAAGTGGAGCTGCCTCTTTCAAAGGGAGGTTACACGCGTTCAACCAG AACATTAGTGAACAAGTGGCTCTGTATATGAGGGATCCAAGTAAAATGATCAAGGGAATGCAACAGGATAGATCGGCAGTTGCTCAATTTGGAAAT GTTATAAGCACAGGTGGTGACCCTGAATTGCTGGATGACTCTGACTTCTATCAGCAACTGTTGAAGGAGTTCTTTGAGACAGTGGACCCAAATTCATCAG AGGCGGCATTTTATGCTGTAAGAAGGCTACAggctaagaaaaggaaaattgttgatCGACGCGCCTCAAAAAGTCGTAAGATTCG GTATCACGTCCATGAAAAGCTTGTCAATTTTATGGCTCCCCTACCAGCGGACATTCCCCCCATGGCCCCTAAATTGTTTGAGAACTTGTTTGGGCTAAAAACTCAGAGGCCTGCAGTATAG
- the LOC113731986 gene encoding uncharacterized protein isoform X3, whose protein sequence is MDFKEMGKHLKRRRTTEEESESHSGSEFDEDRDTMKNDVLPDGHSDDYDSDENGWEGKEESHDEDDEDGDGDEEDDDDDDEEEEEEGKEGINEQKDEEMAQLEKEYMELQHAEQDVLKNLKRHKDEDLLIGRAVKNQKALWDKTLEFRFLLQKAFSYSNRLPQEPIKSSFCSLETGVNEAYSDLITSSQKTLDSILELQEVLLDKNPTIAQSAEAGSAKNSNYLEASGNSNGEGDEEWLRISEMQLRMASFRNKSIDKWQRKTQVTSGAASFKGRLHAFNQNISEQVALYMRDPSKMIKGMQQDRSAVAQFGNVISTGGDPELLDDSDFYQQLLKEFFETVDPNSSEAAFYAVRRLQAKKRKIVDRRASKSRKIRYHVHEKLVNFMAPLPADIPPMAPKLFENLFGLKTQRPAV, encoded by the exons GATTTTAAGGAGATGGGGAAGCATTTGAAGAGACGGCGAACAACAGAAGAAGAGAGTGAGAGTCATAGTGGATCTGAATTTGATGAAGACAGGGACACCATGAAGAATGATGTGTTACCTGAT GGCCATAGTGATGACTATGATAGCGATGAGAATGGTtgggaaggaaaagaagagagtcatgatgaagatgatgaagatggagatggagatgaagaggatgatgatgatgatgatgaagaagaagaagaagaggggaAAGAGGGAATCAATGAACAAAAGGATGAGGAGATGGCACAGCTAGAGAAAGAATATATGGAGCTTCAACATGCGGAGCA AGATGTTTTAAAGAACCTAAAGCGCCATAAGGATGAGGATCTTCTAATAGGTCGTGCAGTGAAAAATCAGAAG GCTCTTTGGGACAAGACTCTGGAGTTTAGATTTTTGTTGCAAAAGGCATTTTCATATTCCAACAGGCTTCCACAG GAGCCAATCAAGTCCTCTTTTTGTAGCTTGGAAACTGGGGTTAATGAAGCATATTCGGATCTAATCACTTCATCGCAAAAAACATTAGACTCTATTCTCGAGTTACAGGAG GTACTGCTAGACAAGAATCCTACTATTGCTCAGTCTGCAGAAG CCGGCTCTGCTAAGAATTCTAATTATCTAGAAGCTTCAGGAAACTCAAATGGGGAAGGTGATGAAGAATGGTTGCGGATCTCTGAGATGCAGCTGAG GATGGCTTCTTTTAGGAACAAATCGATAGATAAATGGCAGAGGAAGACCCAGGTGACAAGTGGAGCTGCCTCTTTCAAAGGGAGGTTACACGCGTTCAACCAG AACATTAGTGAACAAGTGGCTCTGTATATGAGGGATCCAAGTAAAATGATCAAGGGAATGCAACAGGATAGATCGGCAGTTGCTCAATTTGGAAAT GTTATAAGCACAGGTGGTGACCCTGAATTGCTGGATGACTCTGACTTCTATCAGCAACTGTTGAAGGAGTTCTTTGAGACAGTGGACCCAAATTCATCAG AGGCGGCATTTTATGCTGTAAGAAGGCTACAggctaagaaaaggaaaattgttgatCGACGCGCCTCAAAAAGTCGTAAGATTCG GTATCACGTCCATGAAAAGCTTGTCAATTTTATGGCTCCCCTACCAGCGGACATTCCCCCCATGGCCCCTAAATTGTTTGAGAACTTGTTTGGGCTAAAAACTCAGAGGCCTGCAGTATAG
- the LOC113731986 gene encoding uncharacterized protein isoform X4: MDFKEMGKHLKRRRTTEEESESHSGSEFDEDRDTMKNDVLPDGHSDDYDSDENGWEGKEESHDEDDEDGDGDEEDDDDDDEEEEEEGKEGINEQKDEEMAQLEKEYMELQHAEQDVLKNLKRHKDEDLLIGRAVKNQKALWDKTLEFRFLLQKAFSYSNRLPQEPIKSSFCSLETGVNEAYSDLITSSQKTLDSILELQEVLLDKNPTIAQSAEGNSNGEGDEEWLRISEMQLRMASFRNKSIDKWQRKTQVTSGAASFKGRLHAFNQNISEQVALYMRDPSKMIKGMQQDRSAVAQFGNVLGSTVHNQPEVISTGGDPELLDDSDFYQQLLKEFFETVDPNSSEAAFYAVRRLQAKKRKIVDRRASKSRKIRYHVHEKLVNFMAPLPADIPPMAPKLFENLFGLKTQRPAV, encoded by the exons GATTTTAAGGAGATGGGGAAGCATTTGAAGAGACGGCGAACAACAGAAGAAGAGAGTGAGAGTCATAGTGGATCTGAATTTGATGAAGACAGGGACACCATGAAGAATGATGTGTTACCTGAT GGCCATAGTGATGACTATGATAGCGATGAGAATGGTtgggaaggaaaagaagagagtcatgatgaagatgatgaagatggagatggagatgaagaggatgatgatgatgatgatgaagaagaagaagaagaggggaAAGAGGGAATCAATGAACAAAAGGATGAGGAGATGGCACAGCTAGAGAAAGAATATATGGAGCTTCAACATGCGGAGCA AGATGTTTTAAAGAACCTAAAGCGCCATAAGGATGAGGATCTTCTAATAGGTCGTGCAGTGAAAAATCAGAAG GCTCTTTGGGACAAGACTCTGGAGTTTAGATTTTTGTTGCAAAAGGCATTTTCATATTCCAACAGGCTTCCACAG GAGCCAATCAAGTCCTCTTTTTGTAGCTTGGAAACTGGGGTTAATGAAGCATATTCGGATCTAATCACTTCATCGCAAAAAACATTAGACTCTATTCTCGAGTTACAGGAG GTACTGCTAGACAAGAATCCTACTATTGCTCAGTCTGCAGAAG GAAACTCAAATGGGGAAGGTGATGAAGAATGGTTGCGGATCTCTGAGATGCAGCTGAG GATGGCTTCTTTTAGGAACAAATCGATAGATAAATGGCAGAGGAAGACCCAGGTGACAAGTGGAGCTGCCTCTTTCAAAGGGAGGTTACACGCGTTCAACCAG AACATTAGTGAACAAGTGGCTCTGTATATGAGGGATCCAAGTAAAATGATCAAGGGAATGCAACAGGATAGATCGGCAGTTGCTCAATTTGGAAAT GTTCTGGGTTCTACTGTTCATAATCAGCCAGAG GTTATAAGCACAGGTGGTGACCCTGAATTGCTGGATGACTCTGACTTCTATCAGCAACTGTTGAAGGAGTTCTTTGAGACAGTGGACCCAAATTCATCAG AGGCGGCATTTTATGCTGTAAGAAGGCTACAggctaagaaaaggaaaattgttgatCGACGCGCCTCAAAAAGTCGTAAGATTCG GTATCACGTCCATGAAAAGCTTGTCAATTTTATGGCTCCCCTACCAGCGGACATTCCCCCCATGGCCCCTAAATTGTTTGAGAACTTGTTTGGGCTAAAAACTCAGAGGCCTGCAGTATAG
- the LOC113731986 gene encoding uncharacterized protein isoform X1, translated as MDFKEMGKHLKRRRTTEEESESHSGSEFDEDRDTMKNDVLPDGHSDDYDSDENGWEGKEESHDEDDEDGDGDEEDDDDDDEEEEEEGKEGINEQKDEEMAQLEKEYMELQHAEQDVLKNLKRHKDEDLLIGRAVKNQKALWDKTLEFRFLLQKAFSYSNRLPQEPIKSSFCSLETGVNEAYSDLITSSQKTLDSILELQEVLLDKNPTIAQSAEAGSAKNSNYLEASGNSNGEGDEEWLRISEMQLRMASFRNKSIDKWQRKTQVTSGAASFKGRLHAFNQNISEQVALYMRDPSKMIKGMQQDRSAVAQFGNVLGSTVHNQPEVISTGGDPELLDDSDFYQQLLKEFFETVDPNSSEAAFYAVRRLQAKKRKIVDRRASKSRKIRYHVHEKLVNFMAPLPADIPPMAPKLFENLFGLKTQRPAV; from the exons GATTTTAAGGAGATGGGGAAGCATTTGAAGAGACGGCGAACAACAGAAGAAGAGAGTGAGAGTCATAGTGGATCTGAATTTGATGAAGACAGGGACACCATGAAGAATGATGTGTTACCTGAT GGCCATAGTGATGACTATGATAGCGATGAGAATGGTtgggaaggaaaagaagagagtcatgatgaagatgatgaagatggagatggagatgaagaggatgatgatgatgatgatgaagaagaagaagaagaggggaAAGAGGGAATCAATGAACAAAAGGATGAGGAGATGGCACAGCTAGAGAAAGAATATATGGAGCTTCAACATGCGGAGCA AGATGTTTTAAAGAACCTAAAGCGCCATAAGGATGAGGATCTTCTAATAGGTCGTGCAGTGAAAAATCAGAAG GCTCTTTGGGACAAGACTCTGGAGTTTAGATTTTTGTTGCAAAAGGCATTTTCATATTCCAACAGGCTTCCACAG GAGCCAATCAAGTCCTCTTTTTGTAGCTTGGAAACTGGGGTTAATGAAGCATATTCGGATCTAATCACTTCATCGCAAAAAACATTAGACTCTATTCTCGAGTTACAGGAG GTACTGCTAGACAAGAATCCTACTATTGCTCAGTCTGCAGAAG CCGGCTCTGCTAAGAATTCTAATTATCTAGAAGCTTCAGGAAACTCAAATGGGGAAGGTGATGAAGAATGGTTGCGGATCTCTGAGATGCAGCTGAG GATGGCTTCTTTTAGGAACAAATCGATAGATAAATGGCAGAGGAAGACCCAGGTGACAAGTGGAGCTGCCTCTTTCAAAGGGAGGTTACACGCGTTCAACCAG AACATTAGTGAACAAGTGGCTCTGTATATGAGGGATCCAAGTAAAATGATCAAGGGAATGCAACAGGATAGATCGGCAGTTGCTCAATTTGGAAAT GTTCTGGGTTCTACTGTTCATAATCAGCCAGAG GTTATAAGCACAGGTGGTGACCCTGAATTGCTGGATGACTCTGACTTCTATCAGCAACTGTTGAAGGAGTTCTTTGAGACAGTGGACCCAAATTCATCAG AGGCGGCATTTTATGCTGTAAGAAGGCTACAggctaagaaaaggaaaattgttgatCGACGCGCCTCAAAAAGTCGTAAGATTCG GTATCACGTCCATGAAAAGCTTGTCAATTTTATGGCTCCCCTACCAGCGGACATTCCCCCCATGGCCCCTAAATTGTTTGAGAACTTGTTTGGGCTAAAAACTCAGAGGCCTGCAGTATAG